From the genome of Proteus vulgaris, one region includes:
- the icd gene encoding NADP-dependent isocitrate dehydrogenase, producing the protein MESKVVVPANGAKITLDAKGKLVVPNNPVIPYIEGDGIGIDVTPAMLKVVDAAVEKAYGKERKIEWMEVYTGEKSTQVYGKDVWLPEETLDLIREYRVSIKGPLTTPVGGGIRSLNVALRQQLDLYICLRPVRYYKGTPSPVKQPELTDMVIFRENSEDIYAGIEWKAGSAEADKVIKFLQNEMGVTKIRFPQDCGIGIKPCSEEGTKRLVRAAIEYAIDNDRDSVTLVHKGNIMKFTEGAFKDWGYELAREEFGGELLDGGPWVKIKNPKSGKEIIVKDVIADAFLQQILLRPAEYDVIACMNLNGDYISDALAAQVGGIGIAPGANIGDECALFEATHGTAPKYAGQDKVNPGSIILSAEMMLRHMGWTEAADLIIKGMEGAIAAKTVTYDFERQLEGAKLLKCSEFGDAIIKHM; encoded by the coding sequence ATGGAAAGCAAAGTAGTTGTTCCGGCTAATGGCGCTAAAATTACACTAGATGCTAAAGGTAAGCTTGTTGTTCCAAATAATCCGGTTATCCCTTATATCGAAGGGGACGGTATCGGTATCGATGTCACGCCAGCAATGTTAAAAGTTGTTGATGCAGCAGTTGAGAAAGCTTACGGCAAAGAACGTAAGATTGAGTGGATGGAAGTCTACACTGGCGAAAAATCAACGCAGGTTTATGGTAAAGATGTTTGGTTACCAGAAGAAACCTTAGATCTTATCCGTGAATATCGTGTTTCTATTAAAGGTCCTCTTACTACCCCAGTTGGCGGTGGTATCCGTTCATTAAACGTTGCATTACGTCAACAACTAGACCTCTATATTTGCCTACGTCCAGTACGTTACTACAAAGGCACACCAAGCCCAGTTAAACAACCTGAACTAACAGATATGGTTATCTTCCGTGAAAACTCAGAAGATATTTATGCAGGTATTGAATGGAAAGCGGGTTCAGCAGAAGCCGATAAAGTGATTAAATTCCTGCAAAATGAAATGGGTGTTACCAAAATCCGCTTCCCACAAGATTGTGGTATTGGTATCAAACCTTGTTCAGAAGAAGGAACTAAGCGTTTAGTGCGTGCAGCGATTGAATACGCGATCGATAACGACCGTGATTCAGTGACTCTGGTACACAAAGGTAATATTATGAAATTTACCGAAGGTGCCTTTAAAGACTGGGGTTATGAATTAGCACGTGAAGAGTTTGGTGGTGAATTATTAGATGGTGGTCCTTGGGTTAAAATCAAAAATCCAAAATCAGGTAAAGAGATCATCGTTAAAGACGTTATCGCTGACGCATTCTTGCAACAAATTCTGTTACGTCCAGCAGAGTACGATGTAATCGCATGTATGAACCTAAATGGTGACTATATTTCCGATGCATTAGCGGCTCAAGTAGGTGGTATCGGTATCGCACCGGGTGCAAATATTGGTGATGAGTGTGCTTTATTTGAAGCAACACACGGTACTGCACCAAAATATGCAGGGCAAGATAAAGTTAACCCTGGCTCAATTATCCTTTCCGCAGAAATGATGTTACGCCACATGGGTTGGACTGAAGCAGCTGACTTAATCATTAAAGGTATGGAAGGCGCGATTGCCGCTAAGACTGTAACTTATGATTTTGAACGTCAGTTAGAAGGCGCTAAACTGCTGAAATGTAGCGAGTTTGGTGACGCGATTATCAAACATATGTAA
- the mnmA gene encoding tRNA 2-thiouridine(34) synthase MnmA yields the protein MSDNSQKKVIVGMSGGVDSSVSAYLLKEQGYQVVGLFMKNWEEDDDTEYCSASTDLADAQAVCDKLGIELYTINFAAEYWDNVFEHFLSEYKAGRTPNPDILCNKEIKFKAFLEYAAEDLGADYIATGHYVRRRDINGKSQLLRGVDNNKDQSYFLYTLSHEQIAQSLFPVGEMEKPEVRKIAEKLDLATAKKKDSTGICFIGERKFTDFLSRYLPAKPGPIITVDGETIGEHQGLMYHTLGQRKGLGIGGTKDGGDDPWYVVDKDVENNILVVAQGHEHPRLMSVGLIAQQLHWVSRETITEAFRCTVKTRYRQPDIACTVTPLSEDKIEVRFDYPVAAVTPGQSAVFYQDEVCLGGGIIETRIQE from the coding sequence ATGTCAGATAACAGCCAAAAAAAAGTCATCGTAGGAATGTCCGGTGGCGTAGATTCATCCGTCTCAGCCTATCTTCTTAAGGAACAGGGATATCAGGTCGTTGGTCTGTTTATGAAGAACTGGGAAGAAGACGATGATACAGAATATTGCTCAGCTTCAACGGATCTTGCCGATGCGCAAGCCGTATGCGATAAACTTGGCATTGAGCTTTATACTATCAATTTTGCCGCTGAATATTGGGATAATGTTTTTGAACATTTTTTATCTGAATATAAAGCAGGCCGCACCCCAAACCCCGATATTCTGTGTAATAAAGAAATAAAATTTAAAGCATTTTTAGAATATGCGGCAGAAGATTTAGGTGCTGATTATATCGCAACAGGTCACTATGTTCGCCGTCGTGATATTAATGGCAAAAGCCAATTACTTCGTGGCGTCGATAACAACAAAGACCAGAGTTATTTCTTATACACGTTAAGTCACGAGCAAATCGCACAAAGCCTTTTCCCTGTTGGTGAAATGGAAAAGCCTGAAGTTAGAAAAATTGCTGAAAAACTTGATTTAGCAACAGCAAAGAAAAAAGACTCAACGGGTATTTGTTTTATTGGTGAGCGTAAATTTACCGATTTCTTATCACGTTACCTCCCAGCTAAACCTGGTCCTATCATCACAGTTGATGGTGAAACCATCGGTGAACACCAAGGATTGATGTATCACACATTAGGTCAACGTAAAGGTTTAGGTATCGGTGGAACAAAAGACGGTGGCGATGATCCTTGGTATGTCGTTGATAAAGATGTTGAAAATAACATTCTTGTTGTGGCGCAAGGTCATGAACATCCAAGATTAATGTCTGTCGGCTTAATTGCTCAACAATTGCATTGGGTATCGAGAGAAACAATTACTGAAGCGTTCCGCTGTACTGTTAAAACACGATATCGCCAACCTGATATTGCGTGTACAGTAACACCATTAAGTGAAGATAAAATTGAAGTCCGCTTTGATTATCCCGTTGCGGCTGTAACACCGGGACAATCAGCCGTCTTTTATCAAGACGAAGTCTGTTTAGGTGGCGGTATCATTGAAACCCGTATTCAGGAGTAG
- the phoQ gene encoding two-component system sensor histidine kinase PhoQ: MQKKQRSPLSLRTRFLLATSAIILALTLSYGLVAIVGSIVSVDKTTFMLMRSQSNLYYSLAQWNKGKLNIEFPTNLNNNNTSLVVVFDDKGNVLWTPSDLPKAIPDSIKHKWRHEEGLFEISVDVKITRLMLKQLPQYRVYLKRLEEYSSNEFLTHSVVINHYPAADNMPYMAIAVIDPIPQRMQKVSQVWDWFLYIILANLFLVVPLIWLAAHWSLRPIKQLIEQISALEKGTRNDLDENPPTELKGLVRNLNVLLRNERSRYSKYRTSLSDLTHSLKTPLAVLQSTLRSLRSGKQMTIEQAEPIMLDQIERISQQVGYYLHRASIHGDHDITTRKLHSLSGLLDNLCSALSKVYQSKGVDLTLNVSPEIMWLGEKNDFMEVMGNILDNACKYCLEFVEINVSNNENSVIIIVDDDGPGVSPEKREAIFQRGTRADTLRPGQGLGLSIAVDIIEQYSGEITITDSPLGGARITVTFAEQQLTTERE, from the coding sequence ATGCAAAAAAAACAGCGCTCTCCACTCTCATTACGAACACGATTTTTACTTGCAACGAGTGCCATTATTTTGGCTCTTACGCTCTCTTATGGGTTGGTTGCTATAGTCGGTTCTATTGTCAGTGTAGATAAAACCACTTTTATGCTGATGCGCAGTCAGAGTAATCTTTATTACAGTTTAGCGCAGTGGAATAAAGGCAAGCTGAATATTGAGTTTCCAACAAATTTGAATAATAACAATACATCGCTGGTGGTCGTTTTTGATGATAAAGGTAATGTCTTATGGACACCTTCTGATTTACCTAAAGCTATTCCTGATAGCATTAAGCATAAATGGCGTCATGAAGAAGGGTTATTTGAAATTTCGGTTGATGTCAAAATAACTCGTTTAATGCTAAAACAGTTGCCTCAATACCGTGTTTATCTCAAACGACTTGAAGAATATTCAAGTAACGAATTTTTAACTCACTCAGTGGTAATTAATCATTATCCTGCGGCTGATAATATGCCTTACATGGCAATCGCAGTTATCGATCCTATACCTCAGCGTATGCAAAAAGTCAGTCAGGTTTGGGACTGGTTTTTATATATCATTCTCGCTAATTTGTTCTTAGTTGTACCTTTAATTTGGTTAGCAGCACACTGGAGTTTACGGCCTATTAAACAATTGATAGAACAAATAAGTGCATTAGAAAAAGGAACACGTAATGATTTGGATGAAAATCCGCCAACCGAATTAAAGGGCTTAGTCCGAAATTTAAATGTATTATTACGTAATGAACGAAGCCGTTATAGTAAATATCGCACAAGTTTATCTGATCTTACCCATAGCTTAAAAACGCCCCTTGCCGTATTACAATCAACATTACGCTCTTTACGATCAGGTAAGCAAATGACGATAGAGCAAGCTGAGCCTATCATGCTCGATCAAATAGAACGAATTTCACAACAAGTCGGTTATTATCTGCATCGGGCATCTATTCATGGTGATCACGACATTACCACGCGAAAACTCCATTCACTGTCAGGGTTGTTAGATAATCTTTGTAGCGCTTTAAGCAAAGTTTATCAGTCAAAAGGCGTTGATTTAACACTCAATGTTTCACCTGAAATCATGTGGTTAGGTGAGAAAAATGATTTTATGGAAGTGATGGGCAATATTCTGGATAACGCTTGTAAATACTGTTTAGAGTTTGTTGAAATCAATGTAAGTAATAATGAAAACAGCGTAATAATTATTGTTGATGATGATGGCCCCGGTGTTAGCCCTGAAAAAAGAGAGGCTATTTTCCAGCGAGGAACAAGAGCAGACACGTTGCGACCGGGGCAAGGTTTAGGATTATCTATCGCTGTAGATATTATTGAACAATACAGTGGCGAAATTACTATTACCGATAGCCCTTTAGGTGGCGCTCGTATCACTGTAACCTTTGCTGAGCAACAACTTACCACTGAGCGTGAATAA
- the rluE gene encoding 23S rRNA pseudouridine(2457) synthase RluE, which yields MANQLKNSAKSRKHHTSLAQRKPVRPRGERKVVIFNKPFDVLVQFTDESGRKTLKDFIPIRDIYAAGRLDRDSEGLLVLTNDGKLQAKLTQPGKKTGKIYYAQVEGVPCTAALQQFRDGLELKDGKTLPAQVEIVGQPEWLWERNPPIRERQTIPTTWLKITLFEGKNRQVRRMTAHVGYPTLRLIRFSMGNITLDNLLPGEWKEIDFV from the coding sequence ATGGCAAATCAACTTAAAAATAGCGCTAAATCGAGAAAACACCACACTTCATTAGCACAAAGAAAACCAGTGCGCCCAAGAGGTGAGCGTAAAGTCGTTATCTTCAACAAGCCCTTCGATGTTCTTGTACAATTTACGGACGAGAGTGGCAGAAAAACACTAAAAGATTTTATTCCTATTCGTGATATTTATGCGGCAGGACGTTTAGATAGAGATAGTGAAGGACTTTTAGTCTTAACAAATGATGGAAAACTACAAGCAAAATTAACACAACCGGGTAAAAAAACAGGAAAAATCTACTATGCTCAGGTAGAGGGTGTTCCTTGTACCGCCGCATTACAACAATTTCGAGATGGATTAGAGCTTAAAGATGGCAAAACATTGCCAGCACAAGTCGAAATAGTTGGGCAACCCGAATGGTTATGGGAGAGAAACCCGCCGATTAGAGAACGCCAAACTATTCCAACAACTTGGCTAAAAATCACCTTATTTGAAGGTAAAAACCGTCAAGTGAGACGAATGACTGCTCATGTTGGTTATCCTACATTGCGCTTGATCCGCTTTAGTATGGGAAATATTACATTAGATAATTTATTACCCGGTGAATGGAAGGAGATTGATTTTGTTTAA
- the purB gene encoding adenylosuccinate lyase: protein MELSSLTAISPIDGRYGSKTSSLRSIFSEFGLLKFRVQVEVRWLQKLASCADIKEVPAFEKNANDYLDAIVANFNEEDAARIKSIERTTNHDVKAVEYFLKEKVATIPALHQVSEFIHFACTSEDINNLSHAIMLETARQEILLPVWRELIDTISKMAQEYRDLPLLSRTHGQPATPSTMGKEFANVAYRMERQYRQLTQVEILGKINGAVGNYNAHLAAYPEVNWHQFSEEFVTSLGITWNPYTTQIEPHDYIAELFDCISRFNTILIDFDRDIWGYVALNHFKQKTIAGEIGSSTMPHKVNPIDFENSEGNLGLANAVMGHLSSKLPLSRWQRDLTDSTVLRNLGVGIGYALIAYQSTMKGLNKLEVNEKHLREELDCNWEVLAEPIQTVMRRYGIEKPYEKLKELTRGKRITEQDMVIFIDGLELPEHEKTRLKAMTPESYIGFATQFVDKLN, encoded by the coding sequence ATGGAATTATCTTCGCTGACAGCGATTTCACCGATTGACGGTCGTTACGGTAGTAAAACTTCGTCGTTACGTTCTATTTTTAGTGAATTCGGTCTTCTGAAATTCCGTGTACAGGTAGAAGTTCGCTGGCTGCAAAAGCTGGCATCTTGCGCCGACATTAAAGAAGTTCCCGCCTTTGAAAAAAACGCAAACGATTACCTTGATGCAATTGTTGCTAATTTTAATGAAGAAGATGCGGCACGCATTAAATCTATCGAACGCACCACTAACCACGATGTAAAAGCCGTAGAATATTTCTTAAAAGAAAAAGTGGCGACCATCCCTGCTTTACATCAGGTTTCTGAATTTATTCACTTTGCTTGTACTTCTGAAGACATTAATAATCTGTCTCATGCTATTATGCTAGAAACAGCCCGCCAAGAGATCCTGCTACCTGTATGGCGTGAACTTATTGATACAATTAGTAAAATGGCACAAGAATACCGCGACTTACCTCTTCTTTCTCGCACTCATGGTCAACCTGCTACCCCATCTACAATGGGTAAAGAGTTTGCTAACGTTGCTTACCGCATGGAACGCCAATACCGTCAACTTACACAAGTTGAGATCTTAGGTAAAATTAATGGTGCCGTCGGTAACTATAACGCTCACTTAGCCGCATATCCTGAAGTAAACTGGCACCAATTTAGTGAAGAATTTGTGACTTCATTAGGTATTACATGGAACCCATACACAACGCAAATTGAACCGCATGATTATATTGCTGAACTTTTTGATTGTATTAGCCGTTTCAATACCATTTTGATCGATTTCGATCGTGATATTTGGGGTTACGTTGCACTGAATCACTTCAAACAAAAAACGATTGCGGGCGAAATTGGCTCATCCACCATGCCTCACAAAGTCAACCCTATTGATTTTGAAAACTCTGAAGGAAACTTAGGGTTAGCAAATGCCGTTATGGGGCACCTTTCTAGTAAACTACCGCTTTCTCGTTGGCAACGTGATTTAACTGATTCAACCGTTCTGCGCAATTTAGGTGTGGGTATTGGTTATGCATTAATTGCTTATCAATCAACCATGAAAGGCCTTAATAAGCTTGAAGTAAATGAAAAACATCTTCGTGAAGAATTAGACTGTAACTGGGAAGTATTAGCAGAGCCAATCCAAACTGTAATGCGTCGTTATGGCATTGAAAAACCGTATGAAAAACTAAAAGAATTGACTCGTGGTAAGCGTATTACTGAGCAAGATATGGTTATTTTCATCGATGGTTTAGAGTTACCTGAGCATGAAAAAACTCGTTTAAAAGCGATGACTCCTGAAAGTTATATTGGTTTTGCAACTCAGTTTGTTGATAAGTTAAACTAA
- the phoP gene encoding two-component system response regulator PhoP translates to MRILIIEDNILLRHHLSVQFRDAGHQVDAAEDAKEADSFIAEGTPDVAIVDLGLPDEDGISLIRRWRENNITLPIMVLTARESWQEKVSALNAGADDYVTKPFHFEEIVARIQALMRRNMGIASQTLSIEPFELDLSRKEFMISGEQIKLTAFEYTILETLMRNQNKVVSKDALMRQLYPDAELKESHTIDVLMGRLRKKILEKYPDDVVVTVRGQGYRFDMKP, encoded by the coding sequence ATGCGGATCTTAATTATTGAAGATAATATTTTACTTCGTCATCACTTATCTGTGCAGTTTCGTGATGCAGGCCATCAAGTTGACGCAGCAGAAGACGCTAAAGAAGCAGATAGTTTTATAGCAGAAGGTACACCCGATGTTGCTATTGTAGATTTAGGATTACCCGATGAAGATGGTATTAGCCTTATTCGAAGATGGCGAGAAAACAATATCACGTTACCTATTATGGTGTTAACTGCGCGTGAAAGTTGGCAAGAAAAAGTCTCCGCATTAAATGCTGGTGCTGATGATTATGTGACAAAACCTTTTCATTTTGAGGAAATTGTTGCACGTATTCAGGCATTAATGCGAAGAAACATGGGAATTGCATCGCAAACACTCTCTATTGAGCCTTTTGAGTTGGATTTGTCACGTAAAGAGTTCATGATTTCAGGCGAGCAAATCAAATTAACAGCGTTTGAATATACGATCTTAGAAACATTAATGCGCAATCAAAATAAAGTTGTTAGCAAAGATGCATTAATGCGTCAGTTGTATCCAGATGCTGAATTAAAAGAAAGCCATACTATTGATGTACTAATGGGGCGATTACGTAAAAAAATCTTAGAAAAATACCCTGATGATGTTGTCGTGACAGTACGTGGACAAGGCTACCGTTTTGATATGAAACCTTAA
- the hflD gene encoding high frequency lysogenization protein HflD — MAKDFRDITLALAGVCQASRLVQQIAYQGSANENDVEVMVNSIFNLNPTSTLDVYGNQISHLKLGFQTLKAIHQAVRREKLTLELMTYQQGLINLERLIGRNDDYSARLSQKISQLERQKSYFEPMSEGVFNALAGVYVDAVSPVGPRIQVHGSIELLKNPIIQAKVRALLLTGIRSAVLWRQVGGRRFDFLLHQKTIIRQADDFLAQC; from the coding sequence GTGGCTAAAGATTTTCGTGATATTACACTTGCACTGGCAGGCGTCTGCCAGGCAAGTCGTCTTGTTCAGCAAATAGCTTACCAAGGTAGTGCGAACGAGAATGATGTTGAAGTGATGGTTAACAGTATTTTTAATCTCAATCCAACATCAACACTTGATGTTTATGGCAATCAAATCAGCCATTTAAAATTAGGCTTTCAAACACTGAAAGCTATCCATCAGGCAGTAAGAAGAGAAAAATTAACACTGGAGTTGATGACTTATCAACAAGGTTTAATCAACTTAGAACGCTTAATCGGACGAAATGACGATTATAGTGCACGTTTATCACAAAAAATTTCTCAATTAGAGCGTCAAAAAAGCTATTTTGAACCTATGTCCGAAGGTGTATTTAATGCCCTTGCTGGCGTTTATGTTGATGCAGTTAGCCCTGTAGGCCCTCGCATTCAAGTTCATGGCTCTATCGAACTGTTAAAAAACCCAATTATTCAAGCTAAAGTTAGAGCGCTATTATTAACGGGTATCCGTAGTGCTGTGCTCTGGCGTCAAGTTGGTGGTCGCCGTTTTGATTTTTTATTGCATCAAAAAACGATCATCCGACAAGCTGATGATTTTCTCGCTCAATGTTAA
- a CDS encoding NUDIX hydrolase has translation MFKPHVTVACIVHAQNKFLVVEETINGKATWNQPAGHLEADETLIQAVQRELWEETGLTLPVQYFLKLHQWIAPDKTPFLRFLFLIEAQEQFDTHPNDSDINCCHWVSADEIIQSQQLRSPLVRESLLCYQQGEHYPLSILTSFGAPFN, from the coding sequence TTGTTTAAACCTCATGTGACTGTCGCGTGTATCGTTCATGCGCAAAATAAGTTTCTCGTTGTTGAAGAAACTATCAATGGAAAAGCAACGTGGAATCAACCAGCAGGGCACCTTGAAGCCGATGAAACACTTATTCAAGCCGTTCAGCGTGAGTTATGGGAAGAAACAGGATTAACGCTTCCTGTTCAATATTTTCTTAAATTACATCAATGGATTGCGCCTGATAAAACGCCTTTTTTACGTTTTCTCTTTTTAATTGAAGCACAAGAACAATTTGACACTCACCCTAATGATAGCGATATCAATTGTTGTCACTGGGTTAGCGCAGATGAAATTATCCAAAGCCAGCAATTACGCTCACCTTTAGTGAGAGAAAGCCTGTTATGTTATCAACAAGGTGAACACTACCCTCTTTCTATTTTAACTAGCTTTGGCGCACCCTTTAACTAA